TGTCTAGTGCTGGGAAATGCTGGACCTTGGGGAAGGAAAAAACCATTGTTGAAAACATCATTAAATCGTGGGTGGATAAGCACAAGCTTCAAAGGCTTCCTCTTGTCGCGTTAGGGGCTTCATCTGGTGGCTACTTTGTCTCTGCTCTTGCTACACATTTGCGGTTTAGTAGTATCGTGCTTATGATTGCGGAAGGAGTCTTTGATCAGATTAGTATCAGTAAACACTATCCTCCGACTCTTTTTGTGCACATGCCTAAAGATGTCTACAGACAACAAAAGATTAGGGAATTTTTAGAAGGTCTCAGAATGGAAGGCGTTGATGCTGCAGAGATTGAATGCTTGGATTTGCCGCTTTCTCCTGATTTCTTGGCAGGTAGGATTCCTGGTCTTGGTTCAGATGTATCTGCCAAACTGTGTAAGTTATTTCAAGACAAGGGATTTGTTGATGAGAAGGGATACATGAAACGTGATGGACGGAGAACACCGTGGAAACAAGCTCTCAGCGGCAACAAGATATCACTGGAACAAAGTTTGATTACTCCTGTTGATGAAGAACTGAATCTTGCATATGCATACCATGAGATGACGAGCTTGCAGTCTGACCAAATCTTTAACTGGTTTGAATCGCATATGAGCTGATTGGCTGACAGATTTTCATACATATATCAAGTTCATTCTTTGAAAGCTCTAGGCAGCAATAAGATATCTGATTCCAAAGGAAAATGCTTAAACGGTGGATTATGATTCGAGTCTGGCAAGATCAGATCAAGGTCACTCTAGGGGCTGCGATTAGGGTTAAGAAGACTGTCTTGGTTAGCGTAACTAAACTAAACTCTCCGCTTAAATTCAGCAGGGTTGCGTAAAGCCAGCTGCTTTTTTTGATTCTCGTTTGTAAGTTAACTAAGATCACTAAGTCTGTTGTGGTTGTTGAATCTGTAAAACTCCAAATATGAGAATGTTGGATGCTGTTGCTTGTAAGCTGCTGTCCATATTGACTTATAAAGTGCCTACTCAAATCTCATATATAAAACTCACTTTCAGGCCTTTCCAAGTTTGATCACCGACTTTACAAAAGACTCGTGGACCTCAGGAGTCCATCTCAATCTCAGCTTGTGATTGGCTGCTGATCCCGGAGAAGGGTGAGATGAAACAACGTCAATAGGCACTGCTCCAGCAACACAGCTTTGGCATGGACTCAACCTGGTGACTGGATTTGACGAAGCCAATAGCATTTCACATATCTTCTGTATCAACCAGAAACCAAGTGTTAAAAGGAGCAATAGACTTTTCACACTCTATATCAACACTTCAACAGAATGTAGAAGCCAGTATTTATCAACACTTACCACTAGTTTTACGAGCCTGCTGCTTTCAATTTCACTCTCTCCAATGCCTTTGTCGAGTCTGCTGCTGTTTGTAAGCTGATAATGTCCATAATTAAAATCACAAGTGTTTtccattgtgtttttttttggtcgtctGTATTCCATTGTAGTTGTGTCCATAATGCAAAATCATCCCTAATATCTCCCATCtgaacaacaaaaccaaaaccaaaatagcTACTCATGGGACAAGTTGAAAATAAAACCTTAAAGCcgtatttgtttacaaaatatatactgttagacaTAAAATATATGGTTAGacgtaaaaagaaataaaattttaacgatgtatcacacttaatcgtgatttttgaaatcttattgtgcagttgaaaataaaatattacctgAGCACGAgtcatattgaaaatttttcaccaaacatgttcaaaaactaaaataaaacaaacaacaaacataatcattttttatacatgaaattacaaaattaactatataaaacttataaaatatgtgtttttttaaagctatcatatttagcatatgattttattgcataatattttatctaaaaaaacttttaaaaataatcatataaattatattttattctaaaattataatataaataaaatttaaaattataatataaataaaagaaatttcaacccgtCTTCTAGCACCGGTGTTAGTTAACTATTAAAATGTCTATTATCGGTGAAATTGTCTACTGACCCTAGAGCAAAAGAAGGATGCTCAGTTTTGATTCTCAGGTTCTGGGCTTCTACGTGGGCCTGCCTTGTTCTTGCATACTTTCGCAGCCCAAATTCaagtctgttttgttttgtgtaccGGATTAAACCGATGATATTTTGAAAACcggagaaaaaaatatagaaccAACACATTGCACTAGATTCTAGAGTCTCGCTGCTGCTTTCAATTTCACCGTATTCTCGACTCCGATGGCCTTTGTCGAACCAAAAATTCTTCTGAGACTTTACTCCCCTCTGCCTATTCGGCTCGCTGGGTATCCTGCGTTTCTTCTTCATTAAGTGCCAATAGAAACCACGTGATTTGCACTCCcaactctctcactctcttctcaCTGGACGCATCTCTTAATTTTGGGTCTTAGGACTAATCGTTTGGAACAAGGTAGGTAGGTGCTCAAGTTTACTCCTTTCTTCTGCTTCTACTAATTATTCTCCTTTCGGTTGATTCCTATATGCGTAGTTAACAATTCACTtgctcctctttttttttttcttttataattgcTCCTCTGTTTGTAGATCCTCCTGTCCTGATGCACAGTAGAACTGTTTGGTATTTATGTATCCGTGATGTTCTTATGAAAAAGCTTTGAGATTTGAGTACTTAACTCTTCTTTCGTGCAGTGCAGAGAAGATGGATCGTGTTAGCAGTCTACCAAACGAGCTTCTTTGTCACATACTCTCCTTCCTTACCACAAAGGAAGCTGCTTTGACATCGATTCTCTCGAAGAGGTGGCGCAATCTCCTTGCATTTGTCCCTTATCTTTACATTGATGACTCTGTCTTTCTTCATTCGGAAGAGGGTAAGCGGCATGGGCCCGATATCATACAGAGCTTCATGGATTTTGTGGATAGAATATTGGCTTTGCAGGGTAATTCTCCCATTCAGAAATGCTCCCTCAAGTGTTTATCCGCGGTTGATTCTGTTCGTGTGGATCGTTGGATACACAATGTGTTGCTGCGTGGTGTTTCGGACCTTGATCTATTAGTCATCTTGGATTCAGATGGAGATGATAACTATCAGCTGTCTCCAAAATCTTTCGAGAGCAGGACACTTGTTAAGCTCAAAATAGACTGTGGCATTGAGATTGATTGGTTGGCTGGTAGCTTTTTCTTACCTATGCTTAAAACTCTCGTTATTGACTCAGCTTGGGTTAATAACTTTGAGATTCTTCTTCATGATTTGCCTGCACTTGAGGAATTAGTCCTGGTTAATGTGATCTGGAAAGATGATGATGTGAACGTGTCTAGTGCAAGCCTCAAGACCCTAACAATATATGACGGCGAATTCTTTGGCTCTGTATCATTTGATACACCGAGTCTCACTTACTTTAATTACAATGGTTATGTTGCCCCGGACTATCCACTTGTTAAGATGAAAAACTTATGTGGTGCTCGAATTGTCTTTTCATTAACTGAAGAGGAACTACAGCGACTTAGGGAACCAAATgaagatgatcatcatcatcattggcACCACGACATTGCTCTCGGATTTAGTAATGTATGGAAACTCTTTCATGGCATACAACATGTTCAGCATCTGGACTTGTTTCCGGATACTCTCTAGGTCAgtttcctatatttttttttctctctctcttggaaTATTTTTATTCAACTGGTCTCGAGGAGATAACAGACAGTAGACAGGACTTTGTCTCAACTCCTGGAGCATAGCTGTCATGTTTGTTCAAATCTCATTAAACAAACAGTGAAGGGCTAGTGTTGAAACATGTAATTGCAAATTATTTAGTTGTGTGCTTTTATTGTTTTCAGTTGCTTTCTCTATGCTGTGAATCGATGCCAGtgttcaaaaacctcaaatcgtTAGATATTAAGAGTGACAAGGAACGAGGTTGGCAGGCAATGCCAGTTCTTATAAGGAACTGTCCACATTTAGAAATTCTAGTCATTGAGGTATATAAACAACTCATTTTCCAAACATGTAGTACAGATATTGAGTTTAAACTTGGAATCCCTTATTGT
The sequence above is drawn from the Camelina sativa cultivar DH55 chromosome 4, Cs, whole genome shotgun sequence genome and encodes:
- the LOC104781793 gene encoding uncharacterized protein LOC104781793 → MSKRADKGRSWHGSRINQFGVVFFVVGISLVAVLLFCFSGKKNQSSELELELPRHISNNVNPDFESHPTLEIQNGTQLIWKIPKSPKAVLFIAHGCHRKASDFWDKSSDCPECTGLPEERFLVRFALAKKFSVLTVSSAGKCWTLGKEKTIVENIIKSWVDKHKLQRLPLVALGASSGGYFVSALATHLRFSSIVLMIAEGVFDQISISKHYPPTLFVHMPKDVYRQQKIREFLEGLRMEGVDAAEIECLDLPLSPDFLAGRIPGLGSDVSAKLCKLFQDKGFVDEKGYMKRDGRRTPWKQALSGNKISLEQSLITPVDEELNLAYAYHEMTSLQSDQIFNWFESHMS